The following are from one region of the Capsicum annuum cultivar UCD-10X-F1 chromosome 1, UCD10Xv1.1, whole genome shotgun sequence genome:
- the LOC107877623 gene encoding uncharacterized protein LOC107877623 has protein sequence MDLFYKAKAVRLRSYHEKYLTAEEDEETVIQDRDGASKNATWTVEFINSPEKYNIIRLKSCYNKYLTASNQRFLLGMTGRKVLQTLPQRLDSSIEWEPIREGHQVKLRTKQGQFLRANDSIPPWRNSVTHNIPHRTSTQDWILWDVDVVEILVHSPVPKEPPPLVYHDHEGSNLGSESISRSSSVYSASAASFSRQESEEFLASSLIKFGDGRLIYYHIANEYGEINEGVEGVCIPFKGNSVEELTKILEEETGLEDITVCTKSSLNGKLYPLHLQLPPNNANMDVVVVPSGLI, from the exons ATGGACCTATTTTACAAGGCAAAAGCAGTAAGGCTTCGTAGCTACCATGAAAAATACTTAACagcagaagaagatgaagaaacagTGATTCAAGATCGTGATGGGGCTTCCAAGAATGCAACTTGGACAGTTGAATTCATCAACAGTCCTGAAAAATACAACATAATTCGCCTCAAAAGTTGCTACAACAAGTACCTCACTGCTTCAAATCAAAGATTTCTTTTAG GTATGACAGGGAGGAAAGTTCTACAAACTCTGCCACAAAGGCTTGATTCTTCGATAGAATGGGAACCCATTAGAGAAGGGCACCAAGTAAAGCTTAGGACAAAGCAAGGTCAATTCTTGAGGGCTAATGATAGTATTCCACCTTGGAGAAATTCTGTCACACACAATATCCCACATAGGACTTCTACTCAAGATTGGATTTTGTGGGATGTTGATGTGGTTGAAATCTTGGTTCATTCACCAGTTCCTAAAGAGCCTCCACCTTTGGTTTATCATGATCATGAAGGCTCTAATTTGGGTTCTGAATCTATTTCACGTTCATCTTCTGTTTACTCTGCGTCAGCAGCCAGCTTTTCTAGACAAGAG TCAGAGGAGTTTTTGGCTAGTTCACTGATAAAGTTTGGAGATGGGAGGCTGATTTATTATCACATTGCTAATGAATATGGAGAAATCAATGAGGGAGTAGAAGGGGTTTGCATTCCTTTTAAGGGAAATAGTGTTGAGGAGCTGACTAAGATATTAGAGGAAGAAACCGGGCTTGAGGACATTACTGTGTGTACGAAGAGTTCTTTGAATGGGAAACTGTACCCTCTTCATTTGCAGCTTCCTCCCAACAATGCAAAtatggatgttgttgttgtgccATCTGGTCTCATCTAA